A region of the Chitinivibrionales bacterium genome:
TTTTAGGATAACATGCAACCTCAATGTTTCCGCCGGCTTTCCGGCGAAATAATACCGCTTGCGGTCTTCTCGGGCGCGGTTCTTCTGTCGCTGTGCGTCGCGCGCTACGCGCTTGCGCCGCTGTGGCAGGGATACCGCGCAGTCGCGGCAGAGGTCTCACATGTCAAGATGTTGGTGTCGGACAAGGACCGCTACGGCGCGATACGGGCGCGGCTCGTTGACAAACAGCAGCAGCTTTCCCACGGCTACGCAAGGCTGGCGCCGGGACAGGCCGGCCCCGCCGCCGCCGACCTCTCGGGCCTTTTGCAGCTTTTGATCGCAAAGGCCAAGGATGCCGACATACGGTTTGTAAAGATGCTTCCTCAGCAGGAAGCGCGGCGGCAGGGGCGCGCGGAATATCCGGTGGTCCTCGAAATGACCACGGCGTACCATTCCCTGGGACGCTTCGTTTCGTCGCTCGAGGACCTGCCGCGGGTTTTCCGGGTGGAGCGTCTCGCGGTCACGGCGCAGAAAAACGGCCTCGACGTACGCGTCCTCGTCACCTGTTTCCTCGCGAAAACGGAGTAATGCGATGGCCCTCAAGCGCCCAGTTTTTATCTTGCTTTGCGCCTGCATCATCGCGGCATGGGTCGTTGCGGCAAGGCTTGCTTTAGGCATCGGGGAGCATTCGGGAACTCGGCACGCGAGCCCGGATCTCGAAAACGAAGCGGCCTTTTCGGCGTCGTTTGCGCTTGTGGAAAAGGCGCTTGGCCTCCCTCCCGCTCCCCCCGTCGTCCGTTACGGCGGCGGATTTGAAAGCCCCTTTAAAACCGTTTGGCAAGAACGCCAAGGCGACGAAACCGTGCATCACGCCGCCGCGGCGGCGTCGGCGCGACCCAGGCTTTCACTCAAGGGAATCCTTTACAAAAGCAACCCGCTCGCGATCCTCGAAGACGCCAACGGCAAGACCTCCATTCTCGGCGTGGGCGACACCCTGTCGGGCCAGAAGGTGACGGCAATCCAAAAAACTGCGGTGACGCTTCGCGACCGGCACGGCGCGTACGTTTTGACGGTAAAGGAATAAAAAAAGTCGCCACAAGCCACAGAGAAATAAAATTGAGCGGGAAGTTGAAGGGTGAAAATCCGAAGCAGCGCGGCCAGGCTATAAAACCTTGACATTCTTCAATTTTCATCTAACTATATTTTTTATGTCCTTGTGTTTCTGCGTCAACTCTTTTTAAAGGTGTTGCATGAACATCCGTGGCAACGGCGGCGCCGTACTTCCCACCGTGCTCATCTTCGCGGTGTTCGCCCTCATTGTCGCTTCGGTCTATACCGCCGGCCAGCTGACCATCGCAAAGCCCTCGCTGCGCGGTCCCGCGTCACTGCAGGCGCTGTGCAACGCGCGTTCCGGCATCTGGAAGGGCCTCGAGCTCTTGTCAAAGAAGCCCTCCGACACCCTCGCAAAAATCAACACCCTCGATTCCCTGTTCAACAAGAAACTTTTCGGCAGGCCCACGGCCGCGATCGCCTCCGACTCCTTCTCCGGTCTCGTCCCCGACGACACCCCTTTGGCGGTGCAGCCTTTTTCCTCGGATTCGTTCGGCGACTGCGCCGTTTCGCTCACCTTTTTAACGTGCTACAAAGTCCTTGTGTCACAAGGCCGTTTCCGGGACATTATCAAGTCAGCAAAGGGATTACTCGGCGGCAGTATTTATCATTCGCCCGACTCGGTTTGTTTTCTCACGACCGGTTCGGCTCCTGAGGGTGGAGGAAGGATTGAGGGAACAACGGTTTTTCCCGCGCCTGAAGCGGCCCTCAAACCCGTTTCGGCGAGCAAGCCGCGCCCGGAACCGGTCAACAAAAAACAGTCCGCCGATCAATTGGCAACGGGTGAACTCGCTAAACTCGTGGCCTATTACCGCTCAAAGCTCGGCGCGAAACTTGACACCACGATTCCGGTCGCCCCCCTCCTGATACAGAACAGCGATCAGGCCGCCGGCATCCCCGAGGTGGTCAACGGCTCGCTCCTGATCAACGGCTCGTTCACCACCATTGCCTGGAAGGAAAAACGCCGCATATTTGTGCTGGGCGACGTGCAGATAACCGGGAAGGCCAGCATCGAGGACGTGGAGTTCGTGACGTCGGGGGAATTCAAATGCTTCGATGACGCCAGGCTTTTCAATGTTTCGGTGTTCTGCCCCAAACGGCTCGTGATCGGCGACCGCGCTTCATTTTCGGGCACCGCGCTGACCCTGTCGTCCCTCCTCGTATATAAAAGCGGCAGGATCGAAAACAAAAGCATCATCGTTGCTTACGGCGAGAACAAGGGGCTTCCGGCCGCGCCGGCGAAGACACCCAGGCCCCAGTTGCCGGTATCTGTGTTCATTTCGCAGGACGCGAATGTTGACGCGGTAATTGTCGCGTGCGGAAATCCCGGCGGCATACAAACTGACAAAAACACGGTTGTCAAGGGAATCCTGTGGGCGCAGGGCGCGATATGCCATCAGGGAACGCTGTACGGCGTTCTTCGCGCGAACGAGCTCGTGGACCTGCCGACGCTGAAGGCGCGCGCAAAGACGTCCGGGTTGCCCGCGGCGCCCGCGGTACAGCCAAGGAATTCCATGAGCGGATCGATACGCAGGCTCCCCAACGTCACGGAGTATTTCATGCCGTTTTTCCTTGGCAGGCAGATCATTGCGCGATGGGAGGAGGGATAGCGCCATGCTGCTGCCACGGATTTTCTTCAGCAGCCCGACCTCGGGCATGACCGTCATCGAGTCGCTCATCGCGGTTTTGATCCTCGGATTCACCACGACCGCGGTGATTGGGCTCATTGTGACCGGAGATAAAATCGCGGGCAGGCGCACCAACGTCGCCTGCGCCTCCATCATCGCGGCAAACGAGATGGAACGATTAAAAACCTTCGAGAGGTCGCCCGTGCTGCCCGGCGATACGGTCTATTCCGATACTGTCAATGGTCTCACCTTTGCGGTAACGCGCACGCGCATCCGGAGGGATTCCCTGCCGGCCGATTCGGTCGTTGTATACCAGGAGTTCGCTGTTTCGGTGCGCCGCGCCCCGGAGCAGGGACCTTCGGTAACGTTCCGCTTGTTACAGGGATTTTCCAATGATAATGCGCCCTCGCCCTAGCCGCCCCGCCGCCAAGGGCGGTTTCACCATCATTGAATTCATTGTCGCGATTGTCATATCCGGCATCGCGATCTCGCTCGCCTTATTTTCCTGGACCTTCATCTCGCGCCACACCACGCTCCAGAAGCGCAAGAGTGCCTTTTATGCGCAGACCGAGCAGGCAGCCGCGCTCATTTCCAACGACATCAGGACATCGCCCCAGGTGATCTATTTCAACGACCAAGGCATCACGTTCTTGTCCCGCGGCAACGGCGACACCGTCACCTATCGGCTCGACAGCGACACGCTGCGGAAAAACGACACGGCGGTGCGGTATTTCAGCGAGGGCGCGATCCCGGTGAAATTCTCCATTGAAAAGGACCAAACCGCTCCCCTGCCTTCCCCTTCCCGCGCCGATTCATGCGCACCGCAGGACATCGCGCTCATCATCACGCTCGGTGCGAAGGACCGGACAGGGCTGACGAGCGAGATACGAAGCAGGGTGAAAATCAGGTATACCGTGGAGGAGGGGGTTGAATACAGCAGGGCAAAATGGAACTATTGATATAAAAAAAATATTCGCCGGCGTGTTTTATTGCTGCTTTTTCCGTTTTTCCAATAAAAACATCTTTAAAAACATCGCCTCCGCAAAATCAAGATAATCCTGGTTCGCCTTCCGCCGTATGCCGTGTCCTTCGTCCTTCGCCACGATTGACCATACCACTCCGCCGTTTGCCCGCACGGCTCCCGCCATTTGTTCTGATTCGTAAAGTGGGACGCGCGGATCGTTCGCGCCCTGGAATATAAAAAGCGGGCACCTGATGCGGGTCGCGCCGGTCAGCGGGGAAATGCGCAGGAGAAATGCGCGCATGGCGGTGTCGCGCTCGTCGCCGTACTCGGCGCGGCGCAGATCACGGCGGTACGGCGCGGTGCGTTCAAGGAACGTCACAAAATTACAGATGCCGTACCGGTCAATCCCCGCAGTAAGCCCGTTGCCGTACCGGATAAGCGAGGCGAGCGCGACGTAGCCGCCGTACGATCCGCCCGAGATCGCGACGGCCGACGCGTCGAGGTCAGGCCTGGTGGCAACCCAATCGAGCAGCGCGCCGACGTCCTTCACCGCGTCCTCGCGCCTGTACCCGTTGTCAAGAGACAGCCATTCCTTGCCGTAGCCGCCGGAGCCGCGGATATTGGGTGCCAGAACGCACAGTCCGAGATCACACACGTCATACTGTAGGTCGGGCTTGAAATAGGGCCAGAACTGGCTTTCGGGCCCGCCGTGGACATCGATGAGCACCGGGAAGGGGCCCCGCTTGTTTTTCGGTTTGTAAACGAAACAGGGAACGGTGCGCGTTACTCCGCCGGCGCTGTCGAACGTCGGATATTCCACGAGTTCCGGCGTCACGAGCGCGTTCGAATCGAGTCCGCCGAGCCCGCTCGCGGTCCATCGGACAAGCGAAAAGTCGGAAAGCCGCAGGGAAAAAGCCTCTTCGGGTTGCCGCGCCGTCGTGATGGTCATGCCGAGCCGCTCACCCGAAGGATCAAACTTGAGTCCGTAAATCCCTCCCCGGGGAAGTCCCGGAACCTCCCTGTAGGCAAACGTGGCGGTATTCATGATATACACATGCGAGTACCCGTGCTGGTTGGTCTGGAACGCGAGCCGGGAGCGGTCCCGCGACATTTCGATTTCGCGCACGTCCCAGGGAATTGATGCGGAAAGCACGGTCTCGCGCCGCGAGGCGACATCAAAGTACCGCAGCGTCCGGAAATCCGTGCGCTCGTCGGAGGTGAGAAATATCCCGCGGCCGTCCGGACCCCACGCGCCGATCTCCTGCGACACCGTATCGAGCGTGTCATGCAGGGGCGCACAGGCGCCCGTCTTGAGGTTGCACGCGTAAAGATACGACGCCGTTCTTGAAAGGTAATGCAGCAGCAGCAGGAGGCTGTCGCCGGGCGACCAGTCCACCGCCGACCATGAACCCGTCGCCTCCACGAGGGGTCTGACGGACCCGGAGTTCCGGATATCGCATAAGTAAATGCCGAAATCCCTGCCGTTTCTTCTGTTGCTGTGGAAGGCGAACCGGTCGCCCGCGTTCGACCAGACGATTCCCTCGTTTTGCGCCGCGCCGGAAGTGATACGCGCCGGCGAGCGCTCGCCGAAAGAAAGCGAGTAGATCTGGAAATTCTCGTCGCCGCCGCTGTCCTTGGTGAACAGCAGCATCCGGCGCGATGAATCCGGGCACACGGCCACGTTCGTGACGGGTTCGCCAAGAAAGGTGAGCTGCTTGGCCGGCGCTCCGGGGGAAGCAACAAAAAGAACTTGGTTGATCTGTTTGACGCGGGAGACCACAACCATTCCGCTGCCGCCCGGCGCCCAGCCCGCGAATGACGCGAAGTTCCAGCTACGGTA
Encoded here:
- the pilO gene encoding type 4a pilus biogenesis protein PilO, which translates into the protein MQPQCFRRLSGEIIPLAVFSGAVLLSLCVARYALAPLWQGYRAVAAEVSHVKMLVSDKDRYGAIRARLVDKQQQLSHGYARLAPGQAGPAAADLSGLLQLLIAKAKDADIRFVKMLPQQEARRQGRAEYPVVLEMTTAYHSLGRFVSSLEDLPRVFRVERLAVTAQKNGLDVRVLVTCFLAKTE
- a CDS encoding type II secretion system protein; this encodes MRPRPSRPAAKGGFTIIEFIVAIVISGIAISLALFSWTFISRHTTLQKRKSAFYAQTEQAAALISNDIRTSPQVIYFNDQGITFLSRGNGDTVTYRLDSDTLRKNDTAVRYFSEGAIPVKFSIEKDQTAPLPSPSRADSCAPQDIALIITLGAKDRTGLTSEIRSRVKIRYTVEEGVEYSRAKWNY
- a CDS encoding prolyl oligopeptidase family serine peptidase; amino-acid sequence: MHNGISVTRPPPSLSVRGIPPIPDSLARAVSRYRSWNFASFAGWAPGGSGMVVVSRVKQINQVLFVASPGAPAKQLTFLGEPVTNVAVCPDSSRRMLLFTKDSGGDENFQIYSLSFGERSPARITSGAAQNEGIVWSNAGDRFAFHSNRRNGRDFGIYLCDIRNSGSVRPLVEATGSWSAVDWSPGDSLLLLLHYLSRTASYLYACNLKTGACAPLHDTLDTVSQEIGAWGPDGRGIFLTSDERTDFRTLRYFDVASRRETVLSASIPWDVREIEMSRDRSRLAFQTNQHGYSHVYIMNTATFAYREVPGLPRGGIYGLKFDPSGERLGMTITTARQPEEAFSLRLSDFSLVRWTASGLGGLDSNALVTPELVEYPTFDSAGGVTRTVPCFVYKPKNKRGPFPVLIDVHGGPESQFWPYFKPDLQYDVCDLGLCVLAPNIRGSGGYGKEWLSLDNGYRREDAVKDVGALLDWVATRPDLDASAVAISGGSYGGYVALASLIRYGNGLTAGIDRYGICNFVTFLERTAPYRRDLRRAEYGDERDTAMRAFLLRISPLTGATRIRCPLFIFQGANDPRVPLYESEQMAGAVRANGGVVWSIVAKDEGHGIRRKANQDYLDFAEAMFLKMFLLEKRKKQQ